The DNA sequence ACCATCAGCTTCAGCGCGTCATCGAAGGGCTGCAGATCGATGATCTGGCTGCCGATATGCATGTCGATGCCGGTGACGCGCACGCCGGGAAGGCTTGCGGCATATTTGTAGACCGCCGGGGCCCGCTTCCAGGAAATGCCGAACTTGTCTTCCTTCTTTCCGGTCGAAATCTTGGCATGGGTCTTGGCGTCGACATCGGGATTGATGCGAAAGGAAATCGGCGCAATCTTGCCCGCTGCCAGCGCCCGGGCGTTGAGCACTTCGAGTTCGGGCTCGGATTCGATGTTGAAGCAATAGATATCGGCGGCCAGGGCCGCGTCCATTTCGCGGACGGTCTTGCCTACGCCCGAGAACATGATCTTCGAGGCCGGAATGCCTGCCGCCAGGGCACGACGCAGCTCACCTTCGGAAACCACGTCAACACCGGATCCAAGGCGCGCCAGTGTCTTGATGACGGCCTGGTTGGAATTGGCCTTCATGGCGTAGCAGACCATCGAATCGATGTCGGAGAATGCGCCGGAAAACACCTTGTAGTGCCGGGCCAGGGTGGCGGTCGAATAGCAATAGAACGGGGTGCCGACCTGGGCTGCAATGTCAGGCAGACTGACGCCTTCAGCGTGTAGAATGCCGTCGCGATATTCAAAATGGTTCACTGGGGGATGCCTATTCGAGAAGACCATCAAGGATGAAACGCCGTTCCCTGACTGGTGCGGGTGAGGCTTCGTCGGCGGTGTTCGCCGGCACAACCGTCACACCAGGGCGCTCAAGCGGACCCTTCTTGCCACAGCCGGTGAGGACTATGCCGAGCAGGGACATTGCGCATATCGTTTTGATCCAGGGACCGGTCGTCATTTGCTGTTCCTCACGATGGCTTGTAATTTTCCAGAGCGCGGTGGCCTACATACAAGTTTTCGGCGCAAAGTGCACCCCGCTTTGTCTGCGGGTTTCAGTTGCGCGCGCGCCACCAGGCAATCTGCTTGCGGACCTGAGAGGGTGCGGTACCGCCAAAACTCTGCCGGCTGGCGACGGAGGCGTCGACGGTCAGAACATCGAAAATGCCTGCGGTGATAGCCGGATTGATGCTCTGCAGGTCACCGAGCGACAATTCGGCCAGCTCACAGCCTTTTTTCTCGGCCATCGCTACCGCATGTCCGGTGGCGTGATGGGCGTCGCGGAACGGAAGGCCTGCCTCGCGCACCAACCAGTCGGCCAGATCAGTGGCTGTCGAATAGCCCGATCCGGCGGCCTTGCGCATCTGGTCGGCCCGGATTTCCATGTCGCGCATCATGCCGGTCATTGCGGCAATCGACAGCTCCAGGCTCTCGGCAGAATCAAAGACCTGTTCCTTGTCTTCCTGCATGTCCTTTGAATAGGCCAGCGGA is a window from the Hoeflea sp. IMCC20628 genome containing:
- the lysA gene encoding diaminopimelate decarboxylase, whose product is MNHFEYRDGILHAEGVSLPDIAAQVGTPFYCYSTATLARHYKVFSGAFSDIDSMVCYAMKANSNQAVIKTLARLGSGVDVVSEGELRRALAAGIPASKIMFSGVGKTVREMDAALAADIYCFNIESEPELEVLNARALAAGKIAPISFRINPDVDAKTHAKISTGKKEDKFGISWKRAPAVYKYAASLPGVRVTGIDMHIGSQIIDLQPFDDALKLMVDLITALRADGHTIDHFDIGGGLGVPYRDDNLPPPDPDAYGQMVKARLRDLGCKVILEPGRLIVANAGVLVTEVIYVKDGGDKTFVIVDAAMNDLIRPTLYEAWHEIRPVRLSAASAPRIRADIVGPVCESGDYLARDREMAEPKAGDLIAVGSAGAYGAVQAGTYNTRLLIPEVLVHGDRFHVVRERPSYEDLIGMDSLPAWLD
- a CDS encoding lipoprotein, whose product is MTTGPWIKTICAMSLLGIVLTGCGKKGPLERPGVTVVPANTADEASPAPVRERRFILDGLLE